A genomic window from Diospyros lotus cultivar Yz01 chromosome 2, ASM1463336v1, whole genome shotgun sequence includes:
- the LOC127794546 gene encoding peroxidase 16 yields the protein MEGTRRTTLVLLLLACLLFLSLLATANSQLRTDFYKDTCPNVESLVRSAVANKFQQTFATASGTLRLFFHDCFVRGCDASVLLFSPSGKAEKDHPDDLSLAGDAFDTVIKAKAAVDSDPNCRNKVSCADILALATRDVVALSGGPSYAVELGRRDGRISTIAGVQHSLPHPDFSLDKLNTMFTSHGLTQTDMVALSGAHTIGFSHCKAFSKRIYNFSPENPIDPTLDRSYAFQLRTMCPINVDPNIAVGMDPTSPRTFDNAYFKNLRQSKGLFISDQILFNDARSRATVDLFASNNAAFNEAFVAAITKLGRVGVKTGNEGEIRRNCAAIN from the exons ATGGAAGGAACTCGTAGAACAACACTAGTACTCCTCCTCCTTGCCTGTCTCTTGTTTCTTTCTCTGCTCGCCACCGCAAATTCTCAACTCAGGACTGATTTCTACAAGGACACCTGCCCCAACGTCGAATCTCTCGTCCGCTCCGCCGTCGCGAATAAGTTCCAGCAGACCTTCGCCACCGCGTCGGGAACTCTCCGGCTCTTCTTCCACGACTGCTTCGTCCGA ggTTGCGATGCTTCTGTGCTGCTGTTCTCGCCGAGTGGCAAAGCTGAGAAGGATCATCCGGATGATCTTTCACTGGCCGGAGATGCATTCGACACTGTGATCAAAGCCAAGGCGGCTGTTGACAGCGACCCTAATTGCAGAAACAAAGTCTCTTGCGCAGATATATTGGCTTTGGCTACCCGCGATGTCGTAGCCCTG AGTGGGGGGCCATCGTATGCAGTGGAATTGGGAAGACGCGATGGGCGGATATCTACCATAGCCGGCGTTCAGCATAGTCTTCCACATCCAGACTTCAGTTTAGATAAGCTCAATACCATGTTCACTTCTCATGGCCTCACCCAGACTGACATGGTTGCTCTTTCAg GGGCACATACGATCGGTTTCTCTCATTGCAAAGCCTTCTCAAAGCGCATTTACAACTTCAGCCCCGAAAATCCGATCGACCCGACGCTCGACAGAAGCTACGCCTTTCAGCTCCGGACAATGTGTCCTATTAACGTTGACCCCAACATTGCCGTTGGCATGGACCCCACTAGTCCCCGAACTTTCGACAATGCCTATTTCAAGAACCTTCGACAATCAAAGGGCTTGTTCATTTCCGATCAGATCCTGTTTAATGACGCCCGATCTCGGGCCACCGTCGACCTATTCGCCTCCAATAATGCGGCTTTCAACGAGGCATTCGTGGCTGCCATCACCAAGCTTGGTAGAGTTGGTGTGAAAACTGGAAATGAAGGGGAGATCCGGCGTAATTGTGCTGCGATCAACTAA